The following are encoded together in the Nitrospira sp. genome:
- a CDS encoding prepilin-type N-terminal cleavage/methylation domain-containing protein, producing MKHESESIWEMPPFRPSRACRSYLLHTDGFSLIELMLAISIVGVLAALAVPNYMEFIEKARVARAISELYAITKDIKGFALGTGTYPDSLTDIGRSTMLDPWGTPYQYYRINCETIDDISSLAKLKLRHNNGPQFIPANYSFSADGEWFVSSTANTEQRHGYLHLAAGGNAGGGGNAGGNGGGAGSGAGGGNGGGNGGGSGNAGSNGGGGNGGGNGGGANCGQGGARKDRHLHPISSDFDIYSMGKDRDSVKPLTAQKSHDDVIRASDGGYYGLARNF from the coding sequence ATGAAACACGAGAGCGAATCCATTTGGGAGATGCCCCCGTTTCGCCCGAGCCGAGCGTGCCGATCGTATCTCTTGCACACTGATGGCTTTAGCCTCATCGAACTCATGCTGGCTATCTCAATCGTGGGCGTCTTGGCCGCTCTGGCCGTCCCGAATTACATGGAATTTATCGAGAAGGCACGGGTGGCACGAGCCATTTCCGAACTGTACGCGATCACCAAGGACATTAAAGGATTCGCGTTGGGCACCGGAACATACCCCGATAGCCTCACAGACATCGGGCGTAGCACCATGCTAGATCCCTGGGGGACTCCCTATCAGTATTACCGTATCAATTGCGAAACAATCGACGATATTTCCAGTCTGGCCAAACTGAAATTACGTCACAATAACGGTCCACAATTCATCCCCGCCAATTACTCGTTCTCAGCAGACGGCGAATGGTTTGTCTCATCGACTGCCAATACTGAACAGCGTCACGGCTACCTACACCTTGCTGCTGGCGGTAACGCGGGTGGCGGTGGAAATGCTGGCGGAAATGGTGGAGGTGCTGGCTCGGGTGCGGGGGGTGGTAATGGCGGTGGAAACGGCGGGGGCAGTGGGAATGCGGGAAGTAATGGTGGCGGAGGTAATGGGGGTGGTAATGGCGGCGGGGCCAATTGCGGCCAGGGTGGAGCGAGGAAAGATCGTCACCTTCACCCCATAAGCTCGGACTTTGATATTTACAGTATGGGAAAGGACAGAGATTCAGTGAAGCCACTGACGGCGCAGAAAAGTCACGATGATGTCATTCGAGCGAGTGATGGTGGATATTACGGCTTGGCCAGGAACTTCTAG
- a CDS encoding methyl-accepting chemotaxis protein has product MIGLFQRRQLFVHPIQYWFVWTTLIYVACLLIMLYAVIFLPMVQPLYDPSLSWEQHAQVASQFLELNSRIWPWLIITFLALLLHSLYFMHRIAGPLYRFSTLFRSIGTGDLHQRARLRKHDYLHREAQVFNAMLDSLENRIKTINLHSALVTEAYEAVAVRAQTQAPGQITSALHTLDEEIRRFKGCLATFELEMERMPEQQRFEFDESPQLDSPPIMKAA; this is encoded by the coding sequence ATGATCGGTCTTTTTCAACGAAGACAGTTGTTCGTTCATCCCATCCAATACTGGTTTGTCTGGACCACGCTGATCTACGTGGCCTGTCTGTTGATCATGCTGTATGCCGTCATCTTCCTGCCGATGGTGCAGCCGCTCTACGATCCATCCCTATCCTGGGAACAACATGCGCAGGTGGCATCCCAGTTTCTTGAGCTGAATTCACGGATCTGGCCCTGGCTGATCATCACCTTCCTGGCACTGCTCCTCCACTCCCTGTATTTCATGCACCGCATTGCCGGACCACTGTATCGATTCTCCACCCTCTTTCGGTCGATCGGGACCGGCGATCTGCACCAACGGGCACGGTTACGGAAACACGACTACCTCCATCGGGAAGCACAGGTATTCAACGCGATGTTGGATAGCCTTGAGAATCGGATCAAGACCATCAACCTCCATTCGGCGCTCGTCACCGAGGCCTATGAAGCAGTGGCGGTCCGCGCGCAGACACAGGCGCCTGGCCAGATCACGTCTGCGCTGCACACACTTGACGAAGAGATCCGCCGATTCAAAGGCTGTCTGGCAACCTTCGAGTTGGAGATGGAACGCATGCCGGAGCAACAACGTTTTGAATTTGATGAGTCTCCTCAGCTGGACTCACCACCGATCATGAAAGCTGCCTAA
- a CDS encoding alpha/beta hydrolase, which produces MSTNDLNLPHAAALSYRRVSANQLSFQVAMAGTGDRLVLCLHGFPEYSISWRYQIQPLTEAGYRVWAPDLRGYGGTTRPSGLGTYSIESLLHDVNGLLTAAGSAQTILVGHDWGGIIAWYYAMRYPERLKALVILNAPHPACFERELRRWRQLRRSWYMGVFQIPWLPEAILSMAQGYIIGKIFERMAIHREHIPNDIVQRYRKQACAPGALSAMLNYYRAAFRGGGVLHQRGLGYPKIETPTLVLWGLQDQALGAHNLDGLNRFVGDLTTVTLADAGHFVHEDKPDRVNHELVTWLHKRLRESPQSSVPTPQSFAD; this is translated from the coding sequence ATGAGCACGAATGACCTGAATCTTCCCCACGCTGCAGCCCTCTCATATCGCCGGGTCTCGGCCAATCAATTGTCCTTTCAAGTCGCCATGGCTGGAACCGGAGACCGGCTGGTACTCTGTCTGCATGGATTCCCGGAATATTCGATTTCATGGAGATATCAGATTCAGCCACTGACAGAAGCCGGCTATCGGGTCTGGGCCCCTGACCTACGTGGCTATGGAGGGACGACACGTCCCAGTGGTCTTGGGACCTACTCGATCGAGTCGTTGCTGCATGACGTCAACGGACTGCTGACGGCCGCTGGATCGGCACAGACCATCCTGGTTGGGCATGACTGGGGTGGCATCATCGCCTGGTACTATGCCATGCGGTATCCGGAACGACTCAAAGCCCTTGTGATTCTGAATGCCCCCCACCCAGCTTGCTTTGAACGAGAACTCAGGCGCTGGCGACAATTGCGCCGCTCCTGGTACATGGGGGTATTTCAGATTCCTTGGCTTCCTGAGGCCATCTTGTCCATGGCCCAGGGCTACATCATCGGAAAGATCTTCGAACGTATGGCGATTCATCGGGAGCACATACCCAACGACATCGTACAGCGCTACCGCAAGCAAGCCTGTGCGCCAGGGGCCCTCAGCGCCATGCTGAATTACTATCGAGCCGCCTTTCGTGGCGGAGGGGTGCTGCACCAACGCGGTCTGGGCTATCCCAAGATCGAAACTCCCACCTTGGTCTTGTGGGGGCTACAAGATCAGGCCCTGGGTGCTCACAACCTGGATGGATTGAACCGGTTTGTCGGGGACCTGACCACTGTCACGTTAGCGGATGCCGGACACTTCGTTCATGAAGACAAGCCCGACCGCGTGAACCATGAATTGGTGACCTGGCTACACAAGAGGCTGCGCGAATCACCCCAATCCTCCGTACCCACTCCCCAGTCCTTTGCCGACTGA
- a CDS encoding antibiotic biosynthesis monooxygenase, which produces MTADTSLRVIAHAKAQPNHVAQVRDILTALVDATRKEPGCLSYELLQNHADPTDFVFVERWASAAAEQAHFVTPHLLATLQQLTGLLASEPQIQRYGAVG; this is translated from the coding sequence ATGACTGCTGATACTTCTCTCCGTGTGATTGCCCATGCTAAGGCTCAGCCCAACCACGTGGCACAGGTGCGAGACATTCTGACTGCGCTCGTCGATGCGACTCGTAAAGAACCGGGATGCCTCAGCTACGAGCTGTTGCAGAACCATGCCGATCCGACTGACTTTGTGTTTGTCGAACGGTGGGCCAGCGCAGCAGCAGAACAGGCACATTTCGTGACTCCCCATCTGTTGGCCACGCTGCAACAGCTAACCGGTCTTCTTGCCTCGGAACCTCAGATCCAGCGGTATGGCGCCGTAGGGTAA